A DNA window from Tachysurus fulvidraco isolate hzauxx_2018 chromosome 4, HZAU_PFXX_2.0, whole genome shotgun sequence contains the following coding sequences:
- the srfb gene encoding serum response factor b isoform X5, producing MNRMLSSPAGSALSGNGSAGATGAAHGSVVLGGGLRTGLARAGQAVNTAGSFPGAAGRVGESVGMLGGSGPGISSRPGVRPGNGSGLTSLQAAAQPGVGGLGAMSARFDRDKEVGIPQVCSASDADSESGDEDEPTGSSGSSRRGVKRERAEMEGAGIGQEAGAPPVGYGVLTGGVAGAKPGKKTRGRVKIKMEFIDNKLRRYTTFSKRKTGIMKKAYELSTLTGTQVLLLVASETGHVYTFATRKLQPMITSETGKALIQTCLNSPDSPPRSDPSTDQRMSATGFEETDLTYQVSESESLGETKDTLKPAFTVASLPGSTSAQATVPTTSTTMQVSSSPSFPITNYLAPVSGSSGSTTANTNGTVLKSAAATGGVMQLPGGFTFMSAGTPFPPGTPTIPLGQLQQHSLALQGQQGQTLTTATVTASQTPQGQQAVFRLPAAVSLTGGTVPQQLQAIQVQPSAQSSSINTDSSSPEISQTSTASTATVSLPATIITSSVPTSVAGHMMYPSPHAVMYASAPTLTDGGLAVLNAFSQGTSAMQVSHAQASDTGAVPQVFLTAPPGTVQIPVSAVQIHPMVIGQQSSGSNSNLTELQVVNLDTTQSSKND from the exons ATGAATAGGATGTTATCAAGCCCAGCGGGTTCGGCACTGAGCGGAAACGGATCAGCGGGCGCGACTGGGGCGGCTCACGGCTCTGTGGTGCTCGGCGGCGGGCTGCGTACTGGGCTCGCCCGGGCCGGACAGGCAGTGAATACAGCAGGCTCTTTCCCGGGTGCTGCAGGACGTGTGGGGGAGAGCGTTGGGATGCTTGGAGGTAGCGGGCCTGGGATCTCTTCCAGACCGGGTGTCAGACCCGGGAACGGCAGCGGGCTGACCTCACTTCAGGCCGCCGCTCAGCCCGGCGTTGGGGGACTTGGTGCGATGTCAGCCAGGTTTGACCGGGACAAAGAAGTCGGCATACCGCAGGTGTGCAGCGCCTCGGACGCGGACTCCGAATCGGGGGATGAGGACGAACCGACTGGTTCTTCTGGGAGTAGCAGACGGGGCGTGAAGCGGGAGAGAGCCGAGATGGAAGGCGCCGGAATCGGCCAGGAGGCCGGAGCTCCACCGGTGGGTTACGGGGTGCTGACTGGCGGAGTCGCCGGAGCAAAACCGGGCAAAAAAACACGCGGGCGAGTAAAGATTAAGATGGAGTTCATAGACAACAAGCTGCGGCGGTACACGACTTTCAGCAAGAGGAAGACCGGTATTATGAAAAAG GCATATGAGCTCTCCACACTAACAGGCACTCAGGTGCTGCTCCTGGTGGCGAGTGAAACGGGCCATGTGTACACGTTCGCCACACGCAAGCTTCAACCCATGATTACCAGTGAGACGGGCAAAGCTCTGATCCAAACATGCCTGAACTCTCCAGACTCTCCTCCGCGCTCAGACCCATCCACAGACCAGCGCATGAGTGCCACAGGCTTTGAGGAGACCGACCTCACCTATCAGGTGTCTGAATCTGAGAGCCTCGGAGAAACCAAG GACACTCTGAAGCCAGCCTTCACTGTGGCCAGCCTGCCAGGTAGCACTAGTGCCCAGGCCACAGTgcccaccacctccaccaccatgcAGGTGAGCAGCAGCCCCTCCTTCCCAATCACCAACTACCTGGCACCCGTGTCTGGCAGCAGCGGGAGCACCACAGCCAACACTAATGGCACTGTTCTGAAGAGTGCAGCTGCCACCGGAGGGGTCATGCAGCTCCCTGGAGGCTTCACTTTTATGTCag CAGGCACTCCTTTCCCTCCTGGGACTCCGACCATCCCGTTGGGGCAGCTGCAGCAACACTCTCTGGCTCTACAGGGGCAACAGGGTCAAACTCTAACGACTGCCACTGTTACAGCTTCACAGACCCCACAGGGCCAACAAGCTGTGTTTCGTCTCCCCGCTGCAGTCTCTCTCACAG GTGGAACGGTGCCCCAGCAGCTCCAGGCCATCCAGGTGCAGCCCAGCGCTCAGTCCAGCTCCATCAACACTGATAGCAGCAGCCCTGAGATCTCCCAAACTAGCACCGCCTCCACAG CCACAGTCAGTCTCCCTGCTactatcatcacatcatccgtgcCCACTTCTGTAGCAGGTCACATGATGTACCCAAGCCCCCATGCAGTGATGTACGCCTCGGCCCCCACGTTGACCGACGGTGGTCTGGCTGTGCTCAACGCCTTCTCCCAGGGCACCTCGGCCATGCAAGTGTCCCATGCACAGGCCTCAGATACAG GTGCTGTTCCTCAGGTGTTCCTCACAGCACCCCCTGGCACGGTGCAGATCCCCGTTTCAGCGGTGCAGATACATCCA ATGGTGATTGGCCAGCAGTCCAGCGGCAGTAACAGTAACCTGACAGAGCTTCAGGTAGTGAATCTGGACACAACTCAGAGCAGCAAGAATGATTGA
- the srfb gene encoding serum response factor b isoform X2, producing the protein MNRMLSSPAGSALSGNGSAGATGAAHGSVVLGGGLRTGLARAGQAVNTAGSFPGAAGRVGESVGMLGGSGPGISSRPGVRPGNGSGLTSLQAAAQPGVGGLGAMSARFDRDKEVGIPQVCSASDADSESGDEDEPTGSSGSSRRGVKRERAEMEGAGIGQEAGAPPVGYGVLTGGVAGAKPGKKTRGRVKIKMEFIDNKLRRYTTFSKRKTGIMKKAYELSTLTGTQVLLLVASETGHVYTFATRKLQPMITSETGKALIQTCLNSPDSPPRSDPSTDQRMSATGFEETDLTYQVSESESLGETKDTLKPAFTVASLPGSTSAQATVPTTSTTMQVSSSPSFPITNYLAPVSGSSGSTTANTNGTVLKSAAATGGVMQLPGGFTFMSGTPFPPGTPTIPLGQLQQHSLALQGQQGQTLTTATVTASQTPQGQQAVFRLPAAVSLTGGTVPQQLQAIQVQPSAQSSSINTDSSSPEISQTSTASTDASGCCGLIGSPCVLFEAVNTTVSLPATIITSSVPTSVAGHMMYPSPHAVMYASAPTLTDGGLAVLNAFSQGTSAMQVSHAQASDTGAVPQVFLTAPPGTVQIPVSAVQIHPMVIGQQSSGSNSNLTELQVVNLDTTQSSKND; encoded by the exons ATGAATAGGATGTTATCAAGCCCAGCGGGTTCGGCACTGAGCGGAAACGGATCAGCGGGCGCGACTGGGGCGGCTCACGGCTCTGTGGTGCTCGGCGGCGGGCTGCGTACTGGGCTCGCCCGGGCCGGACAGGCAGTGAATACAGCAGGCTCTTTCCCGGGTGCTGCAGGACGTGTGGGGGAGAGCGTTGGGATGCTTGGAGGTAGCGGGCCTGGGATCTCTTCCAGACCGGGTGTCAGACCCGGGAACGGCAGCGGGCTGACCTCACTTCAGGCCGCCGCTCAGCCCGGCGTTGGGGGACTTGGTGCGATGTCAGCCAGGTTTGACCGGGACAAAGAAGTCGGCATACCGCAGGTGTGCAGCGCCTCGGACGCGGACTCCGAATCGGGGGATGAGGACGAACCGACTGGTTCTTCTGGGAGTAGCAGACGGGGCGTGAAGCGGGAGAGAGCCGAGATGGAAGGCGCCGGAATCGGCCAGGAGGCCGGAGCTCCACCGGTGGGTTACGGGGTGCTGACTGGCGGAGTCGCCGGAGCAAAACCGGGCAAAAAAACACGCGGGCGAGTAAAGATTAAGATGGAGTTCATAGACAACAAGCTGCGGCGGTACACGACTTTCAGCAAGAGGAAGACCGGTATTATGAAAAAG GCATATGAGCTCTCCACACTAACAGGCACTCAGGTGCTGCTCCTGGTGGCGAGTGAAACGGGCCATGTGTACACGTTCGCCACACGCAAGCTTCAACCCATGATTACCAGTGAGACGGGCAAAGCTCTGATCCAAACATGCCTGAACTCTCCAGACTCTCCTCCGCGCTCAGACCCATCCACAGACCAGCGCATGAGTGCCACAGGCTTTGAGGAGACCGACCTCACCTATCAGGTGTCTGAATCTGAGAGCCTCGGAGAAACCAAG GACACTCTGAAGCCAGCCTTCACTGTGGCCAGCCTGCCAGGTAGCACTAGTGCCCAGGCCACAGTgcccaccacctccaccaccatgcAGGTGAGCAGCAGCCCCTCCTTCCCAATCACCAACTACCTGGCACCCGTGTCTGGCAGCAGCGGGAGCACCACAGCCAACACTAATGGCACTGTTCTGAAGAGTGCAGCTGCCACCGGAGGGGTCATGCAGCTCCCTGGAGGCTTCACTTTTATGTCag GCACTCCTTTCCCTCCTGGGACTCCGACCATCCCGTTGGGGCAGCTGCAGCAACACTCTCTGGCTCTACAGGGGCAACAGGGTCAAACTCTAACGACTGCCACTGTTACAGCTTCACAGACCCCACAGGGCCAACAAGCTGTGTTTCGTCTCCCCGCTGCAGTCTCTCTCACAG GTGGAACGGTGCCCCAGCAGCTCCAGGCCATCCAGGTGCAGCCCAGCGCTCAGTCCAGCTCCATCAACACTGATAGCAGCAGCCCTGAGATCTCCCAAACTAGCACCGCCTCCACAG ATGCTTCAGGATGTTGCGGGCTGATTGGTTCTCCATGCGTCTTATTTGAAGCAGTTAATA CCACAGTCAGTCTCCCTGCTactatcatcacatcatccgtgcCCACTTCTGTAGCAGGTCACATGATGTACCCAAGCCCCCATGCAGTGATGTACGCCTCGGCCCCCACGTTGACCGACGGTGGTCTGGCTGTGCTCAACGCCTTCTCCCAGGGCACCTCGGCCATGCAAGTGTCCCATGCACAGGCCTCAGATACAG GTGCTGTTCCTCAGGTGTTCCTCACAGCACCCCCTGGCACGGTGCAGATCCCCGTTTCAGCGGTGCAGATACATCCA ATGGTGATTGGCCAGCAGTCCAGCGGCAGTAACAGTAACCTGACAGAGCTTCAGGTAGTGAATCTGGACACAACTCAGAGCAGCAAGAATGATTGA